The genomic window GTGATCCGAATCACGAGGCCTGGTTCCCGTACCCGTCGCAGGACTTCGACTACGCGCGGAACATCTGCGCGAGCTGCCCGATCCGGGCGTCCTGCGCCGAGTTCGCCGCCGACACCGGACAGTCCGGTGTGTGGGGTGGGCACGAGTTCGACCGCGGGCGGATGATCCGCGAATAACCGGCCGCCGAGCCGCCGACGCACGACGACGTCGGCGGCTCGGGTGCGTCGAGGATGCGCCGGGCGCGTCGCGCGCCGAACCGGTGGACTCGCCGGGCGGGCGAACCGGCGGTGACCATACACTGTAGCGCCGTGGGCACTCATCGCAGCGGGACCAGATCTCGAGGTATCAGCAAAGGTCCGGTTATCGCAGTGGTTGCCATCCTGCTACTCGGCGCCGCGGTTTTCGCCTGGCTCCAGTTCCGCGACCGGGCCGCCGACCGCGACAGCGCGGCGGCCGCGGAGTGCGTGGAGGGCCCTTCGACGCTGTTCGTCACCGTCGATCCCGACCTCGAGGCGCCCGTGCGCGCCATCGCCGACAAGTACAACGCCACCGAGCCGCAGGTGCGCGATCACTGCGCGCGCGTGTCGGTCACGGCACAGCCCTCCGCCGAGGTGGCCGAGGCGTTCCGCGCGGGTGGTGCCTGGAACCCGGCGCTGGGACCCCAACCCGCACTGTGGATTCCG from Nocardia bhagyanarayanae includes these protein-coding regions:
- a CDS encoding WhiB family transcriptional regulator, with amino-acid sequence MTVRTSPTGVELTLADLLPLSDARGWHRAACRGDPNHEAWFPYPSQDFDYARNICASCPIRASCAEFAADTGQSGVWGGHEFDRGRMIRE